A portion of the Chondrinema litorale genome contains these proteins:
- a CDS encoding tetratricopeptide repeat protein, with product MREAAVVTFSFKYVNRLGVPDSFIPRSGRVTRDGLILEDGRIFFRDIHRVERHHKSIVVVLKPGATISREISNHIFKGFTTFLINIGGFARQVQSIINRRVSMARLNDRKMEMDEEEVSTRFVKADCPNCDAAIDLIDVVRSHYIYCEYCGAIFDHYGYLVPGGDSYRVCPETGYYERVRDYWQHTFYVTRHEFAFKSRKLFCSDTYVHMVFEKVFVKNLTLLFGAFLAGYEKIKSLSGRDPNYIELVDANLAAHKGDMEKALFEYAKLVTRNKYHPGLHMNLGLIHLKNGNERKALVEFKRSLDNCSNYTPVIEILRKFSGPSSSDE from the coding sequence ATGAGAGAAGCTGCAGTAGTAACATTTAGTTTCAAGTATGTAAATAGGTTGGGTGTGCCAGATTCATTTATTCCTCGTTCGGGTAGGGTTACCCGCGACGGTTTGATTTTGGAAGATGGCCGCATATTTTTTAGAGATATCCATCGGGTAGAGCGACACCATAAAAGTATTGTAGTTGTATTAAAGCCAGGTGCAACTATTAGTAGAGAAATTAGCAATCATATTTTTAAAGGGTTTACAACTTTCCTAATCAATATCGGAGGTTTTGCCAGACAAGTGCAATCTATTATTAATAGGAGGGTGTCTATGGCGAGGTTAAACGACCGGAAAATGGAGATGGATGAAGAGGAAGTTAGTACTCGCTTTGTAAAAGCAGACTGTCCTAATTGCGATGCTGCTATAGATTTGATTGATGTAGTGCGATCGCATTATATCTATTGCGAATATTGTGGGGCTATTTTCGATCATTATGGATATTTAGTACCAGGTGGAGACAGTTACAGGGTTTGCCCAGAAACTGGTTATTATGAAAGAGTGAGAGACTACTGGCAACATACATTTTATGTAACTCGGCATGAGTTTGCTTTTAAATCTCGAAAGTTATTTTGTTCAGATACTTATGTGCATATGGTATTTGAAAAAGTTTTTGTAAAAAACCTCACTCTATTGTTTGGTGCTTTTTTAGCTGGTTATGAAAAAATAAAGTCACTTTCTGGTAGAGATCCCAATTACATTGAACTAGTAGATGCCAATCTTGCTGCGCATAAAGGCGATATGGAAAAAGCCTTATTCGAATATGCTAAGTTGGTTACTAGAAATAAATATCATCCCGGTTTGCACATGAATCTCGGTTTAATCCACTTAAAAAATGGTAATGAAAGAAAGGCTCTCGTAGAATTTAAGAGATCGCTGGATAATTGCAGTAATTACACACCAGTAATTGAGATTCTGAGAAAGTTTAGTGGTCCAAGTTCAAGTGACGAATAG
- a CDS encoding NAD-binding protein, whose product MKRIEQFSPYLIVIGIIAVFGFGFWGYGLHNPMEIEFWQALYGILRMFLLEGDTNNFRQVIASFIAALVLGYGIFQIVWFFAYEWYARFKIRVFYKGHTIIMGNTGIGYRIAIELLKDGEPVVAIEDKENFDENIEKIKQLGALVLTSSNSESNDLIKAGIARAGHCLVLTDNDEKNLQTANILTWLNHRKKVIRGPLRVLVNVEDWYKKNFLKDYMDMYTRTTNFDMDTFNTHQAAAQVIYDTFSPLANSEYSIVKAEDGIVTQIEAADHTIAIIGYDKTAEHFLMENIILSHSPGLKKLKVILVQKNVDILLKEIEIKMPYIYDYLEVMAVEFKDEQFLSESYFTPELKTAWSNLGTAYIFGEDDAMLISVANSFRQMLYAEYGDLKGVPIVLTLPEKSKALELLNPEQLLGEGENIELFNLLRENFNIHIVRLVTDTCTKAKVIDESGVMDSLSKVINYFYSIKYEFIWLLPDNEREKISNDLLEDIENDFLNMRFNRQYPLEELENVVLSKMAKALSKQTQSVKGVFGIEARWHALSDQKQDSNRFVARHLGVKVNFIQKMGHDHLDREIISKYFKIFAPVEHRRWCSEKLSYKFRYGPFPTDNKEKKLLKDTLKIHDQIIPYEDLSQEMEDKDFNMFLLIPVLQKIREILESENK is encoded by the coding sequence ATGAAAAGAATCGAACAATTCTCACCCTATCTCATTGTAATAGGTATAATTGCTGTTTTTGGATTTGGTTTTTGGGGATATGGATTGCACAATCCGATGGAGATAGAATTCTGGCAAGCCTTATATGGAATATTAAGGATGTTCTTGCTAGAAGGTGATACAAATAATTTTAGGCAGGTTATTGCTAGTTTTATAGCTGCATTAGTACTTGGTTATGGTATTTTTCAGATAGTTTGGTTCTTCGCATACGAGTGGTATGCACGCTTTAAAATTAGAGTGTTTTATAAAGGCCATACCATTATTATGGGAAATACAGGGATTGGCTATCGTATTGCTATTGAGCTACTGAAAGATGGAGAGCCTGTAGTCGCAATCGAAGACAAAGAAAACTTTGATGAGAACATAGAAAAAATAAAACAATTGGGTGCTCTGGTTTTAACATCATCTAATTCTGAGAGTAATGATTTAATAAAAGCTGGAATTGCGAGAGCTGGCCATTGTTTAGTGCTCACGGATAACGATGAGAAAAACCTTCAAACTGCAAATATTCTTACATGGTTAAATCATAGAAAAAAAGTAATTAGAGGGCCATTGAGAGTATTGGTAAATGTGGAAGATTGGTATAAGAAAAATTTCCTGAAAGATTATATGGATATGTACACCCGTACAACCAATTTCGATATGGATACTTTTAATACCCATCAGGCAGCGGCTCAAGTAATTTATGATACATTTTCTCCCCTTGCAAACTCAGAATATAGCATAGTAAAAGCTGAAGACGGAATAGTTACTCAGATAGAAGCGGCAGATCATACCATTGCTATTATAGGCTACGATAAAACAGCCGAGCACTTTTTGATGGAAAACATTATACTGAGCCATAGTCCTGGGCTTAAAAAATTAAAGGTGATTTTGGTGCAGAAAAATGTGGATATTCTACTAAAAGAGATTGAGATTAAAATGCCTTACATCTACGATTATTTAGAGGTAATGGCAGTGGAGTTTAAAGATGAGCAATTTCTTTCTGAAAGTTATTTTACACCAGAGCTTAAAACTGCTTGGAGTAATTTGGGAACTGCCTACATTTTTGGAGAAGACGATGCGATGTTGATAAGTGTAGCGAATAGCTTTAGGCAAATGTTGTATGCAGAGTATGGCGATTTAAAAGGGGTGCCTATTGTACTTACGCTTCCAGAAAAATCTAAAGCATTAGAGTTACTAAACCCAGAACAGTTACTTGGTGAAGGGGAAAATATAGAGTTATTCAACTTACTAAGAGAAAACTTTAATATTCATATTGTTAGGTTGGTAACAGATACTTGTACCAAAGCCAAAGTGATTGACGAATCTGGTGTAATGGATTCACTTTCTAAAGTTATCAACTACTTTTATTCCATTAAATATGAATTTATTTGGCTATTACCAGATAATGAAAGGGAAAAGATAAGTAATGATTTACTAGAAGATATTGAGAATGATTTTCTTAATATGCGCTTTAATCGTCAATATCCTTTAGAAGAGCTTGAAAATGTTGTGTTAAGTAAAATGGCAAAGGCACTTTCTAAGCAAACACAAAGTGTAAAAGGAGTATTTGGAATTGAGGCTCGTTGGCATGCTCTTTCAGATCAGAAGCAAGATTCGAATCGATTTGTAGCAAGACACTTGGGTGTAAAAGTGAATTTTATTCAAAAAATGGGGCACGATCATCTAGATAGAGAAATTATCAGTAAATACTTTAAAATATTTGCTCCTGTTGAACATAGGAGATGGTGTTCTGAGAAGTTGAGTTATAAGTTTAGGTATGGTCCTTTTCCAACAGATAATAAAGAAAAGAAACTGTTGAAAGACACTTTAAAAATCCACGATCAGATTATTCCATATGAAGATTTGAGCCAAGAGATGGAGGATAAAGATTTCAATATGTTTTTGCTGATTCCTGTTTTGCAGAAGATTAGGGAAATACTGGAATCTGAAAATAAATAA
- a CDS encoding DUF1800 domain-containing protein: MASLLPFNGTLDKRLAGHLLRRATFGPGKKDIDQFTGLTPAQAVAQLLQEQELPTPPINPLSGEPLINPEEGIYKMTSDGDAVDIESNFIYWWMAQMNNSGNNITEKMVYFLHTHFTTIKSRIEEPTALYYQIALFRHYALGDFKTLCLKMCKDNAMLRHLDGIQNVKDNPQENFGRELLELYSIGKGDQIASEEVDGESYANYTTYTEQDVKAATKVLSGWDEDTTFETIDPDTGLSTGKLKASAQLMTTQHDVSTKTFSSAFQNKQISPTLVENNSTTVEDAEAELAEMIDMIFEQEAAAKYVCRKLYRFFVYYEITDEIEQDIITPLAQTLIANDYVLKPVLEELLTSSHFYDSDDSETSNNIVGAVIKSPIELVTGVSRFFNMAMPDPETEAADLEATYAPIYEEMIYQGLELYEPFEVAGYSAYHQAPVYNRNWISANYLAYRYVYSEYILDQENEDGESKTFGWLDVIEFVENTQNISNPADAEQLVTDLVTYMFPEEITDERFDYFLNTVLLDGLTSVMWELEWSTYQSSGDDTAVRTQIEALITAIIQSPEFQLM, encoded by the coding sequence ATGGCGTCTTTACTACCTTTTAATGGAACTTTAGACAAACGACTTGCAGGCCATTTACTTCGACGGGCAACCTTTGGCCCCGGAAAAAAAGACATCGATCAATTTACAGGTTTAACACCTGCACAGGCTGTTGCACAATTACTTCAAGAACAGGAGCTTCCTACCCCACCCATTAACCCACTTTCAGGCGAACCTTTAATCAACCCAGAAGAAGGCATTTACAAAATGACTTCAGATGGAGATGCGGTTGATATTGAAAGTAATTTTATTTACTGGTGGATGGCACAAATGAATAACAGTGGGAATAACATTACTGAAAAAATGGTTTATTTCCTTCATACGCATTTTACTACCATAAAGTCGCGTATAGAAGAACCCACTGCGCTATATTATCAGATTGCACTGTTCAGACATTATGCCTTAGGCGATTTTAAAACCCTTTGCTTAAAGATGTGTAAAGACAATGCCATGTTAAGACACCTAGATGGCATTCAGAATGTAAAAGACAACCCTCAAGAAAACTTCGGTAGAGAACTATTAGAATTATACTCTATTGGCAAAGGTGACCAAATTGCTTCTGAAGAGGTAGATGGAGAATCTTACGCCAACTATACAACCTATACCGAACAAGATGTAAAAGCCGCTACAAAAGTACTTTCTGGTTGGGACGAAGACACAACCTTTGAAACTATAGATCCAGATACAGGTCTGTCTACAGGTAAATTGAAAGCTTCTGCTCAGTTAATGACCACGCAACACGATGTGAGTACAAAAACATTTAGTAGTGCTTTTCAAAACAAGCAAATAAGCCCCACATTAGTAGAAAACAATTCGACTACTGTAGAAGATGCCGAAGCTGAACTGGCAGAAATGATCGATATGATTTTCGAGCAAGAAGCAGCAGCCAAATATGTATGCAGAAAGCTTTATCGCTTTTTTGTATACTACGAAATTACTGATGAAATAGAACAAGACATTATTACACCGCTTGCCCAAACATTAATTGCAAACGATTATGTTTTAAAGCCTGTTTTAGAAGAGTTATTAACAAGTAGTCACTTTTACGATTCAGACGATAGCGAGACAAGCAACAATATAGTTGGAGCAGTAATAAAATCTCCAATTGAGCTGGTAACTGGTGTTAGTAGATTTTTTAATATGGCTATGCCAGATCCCGAAACTGAGGCGGCTGATTTAGAAGCTACCTATGCGCCAATCTATGAGGAAATGATTTATCAGGGTTTAGAGCTTTACGAACCTTTTGAAGTAGCCGGCTATTCAGCTTACCACCAAGCGCCAGTATACAATCGTAACTGGATATCTGCCAATTACCTCGCCTACAGATATGTTTACTCAGAATATATTCTCGACCAAGAAAATGAAGATGGAGAAAGCAAAACCTTTGGTTGGTTAGATGTAATCGAGTTTGTAGAAAACACACAAAATATAAGCAACCCAGCAGATGCAGAACAATTAGTAACTGATCTGGTAACTTATATGTTTCCCGAAGAAATTACTGATGAAAGATTTGATTACTTCCTGAATACGGTGCTTTTAGATGGATTAACAAGTGTAATGTGGGAACTAGAATGGAGTACCTATCAATCATCAGGAGATGATACTGCTGTAAGAACACAGATCGAAGCATTAATTACTGCTATTATTCAATCTCCTGAATTCCAATTAATGTAA
- a CDS encoding DUF1501 domain-containing protein, which yields MKRRNFLKKLSQASATPFFLGGMPVSLLANNHQLARMINENNGNVLVVLQMHGGNDGLNMVIPVSQYSNYYNLRPNIAIPESGNRKYIELDNTLPDEDKVGIHPDMLGVKDLYDRGRVGIVHGVSYENANGSHFRGRDVFFMGGGYEDTYRSGWMGRFLDKEYPAYPDGDASNLPYDGQNAMKDPPGLEIGRGVSLIFRRDDSFPMSLSVDSPVAFHDLLESIDQQSITSFPDSNYGEELKYIMDMDEQSHVYGERLKEVYDKGGESSITYPENYPYATSQALTNPLSGQFQLIARLLRGGIQTRFFLVRIGGFDTHANQVESYDPTFGHHAALMYHISSAVQAFQADLRASGTEDKVMTITMSEFGRRAVSNGSYGTDHGDAWPLMAFGKWVNPGVFGGTPDLSDLKSGNLKMQVDYRQVLTSVMQNWMGSPYDEVADVFKLDTDEKKAAFLDNQIPIVNSNFVTGTSDEFFNDRFRLNNCYPNPAKDETVINFYINNSGQVKLRLFNVEGKEVKVMVDSYMQYGEHDIKVNVRGLAPGMYIYKLETGKFTASRKMNIVS from the coding sequence ATGAAAAGAAGAAATTTCTTAAAAAAATTATCACAGGCTTCTGCTACACCTTTTTTCTTAGGTGGTATGCCAGTAAGTCTATTGGCTAACAACCACCAGTTAGCAAGAATGATTAACGAAAACAATGGTAATGTACTGGTTGTACTGCAAATGCACGGAGGCAACGACGGACTAAACATGGTAATTCCTGTAAGCCAGTACAGCAACTATTATAACTTAAGACCTAATATAGCCATTCCAGAAAGTGGCAACAGAAAATATATTGAACTTGATAACACCTTGCCAGACGAAGACAAAGTGGGTATACACCCAGATATGTTAGGTGTTAAAGACTTATATGATAGAGGAAGAGTCGGAATAGTTCATGGTGTATCTTATGAAAATGCCAATGGTTCACACTTTAGAGGAAGAGATGTATTTTTTATGGGAGGAGGATATGAAGACACCTACCGCTCAGGTTGGATGGGTAGATTTCTAGACAAAGAATATCCTGCTTATCCAGACGGTGATGCTTCTAACCTACCTTATGATGGACAAAATGCGATGAAAGATCCTCCAGGATTAGAAATCGGAAGAGGAGTGTCTTTGATTTTCAGAAGAGATGATTCCTTCCCAATGTCTTTGTCTGTAGATAGCCCGGTAGCTTTTCACGATTTGTTAGAAAGCATCGATCAGCAAAGCATTACCAGTTTTCCAGATTCTAACTACGGAGAAGAGCTCAAATACATTATGGATATGGATGAGCAATCTCACGTATATGGAGAAAGATTAAAAGAAGTGTATGATAAAGGTGGCGAATCTTCAATTACTTATCCTGAAAACTATCCATATGCAACATCTCAGGCACTTACTAATCCACTTTCTGGTCAGTTCCAATTAATTGCACGCCTGTTGAGAGGTGGCATACAAACCAGATTTTTCTTAGTTAGAATAGGTGGTTTTGATACGCATGCAAACCAAGTTGAAAGCTACGATCCTACCTTTGGGCATCACGCTGCATTAATGTATCATATTTCTTCTGCTGTACAGGCTTTTCAAGCCGATTTAAGAGCTTCTGGCACAGAAGACAAGGTTATGACTATAACTATGTCTGAGTTCGGAAGAAGAGCTGTATCTAATGGCAGTTATGGTACTGATCACGGAGATGCATGGCCACTAATGGCTTTTGGAAAATGGGTAAACCCCGGAGTTTTTGGAGGCACTCCAGACCTCAGCGATCTTAAAAGCGGCAACCTAAAAATGCAAGTCGATTACAGACAAGTACTTACTTCTGTAATGCAGAATTGGATGGGTTCTCCTTATGATGAAGTAGCTGATGTTTTTAAACTGGATACAGATGAGAAAAAAGCGGCCTTTTTAGACAACCAGATCCCGATCGTAAACAGCAACTTTGTTACTGGCACAAGTGACGAGTTTTTCAACGATAGATTCCGTCTAAACAATTGTTACCCCAACCCTGCTAAAGATGAAACAGTGATTAACTTTTATATCAACAACTCTGGTCAAGTTAAATTAAGACTGTTTAATGTTGAAGGCAAAGAGGTAAAAGTGATGGTTGATAGCTACATGCAATATGGTGAACACGACATTAAAGTGAATGTACGAGGGCTTGCTCCCGGTATGTACATCTACAAACTAGAAACAGGTAAGTTCACCGCTTCACGTAAGATGAATATCGTTTCATAA
- a CDS encoding NUDIX domain-containing protein, which yields MSIEHNRVSIAFGNRLRVRVCGICIENDKVLMVRHQSLGNGYLWAPPGGGLDFGETLEEGLQREFVEETGMEVKVVKFLFVHEYLDKPLHGIELFFEVKQTGGVMKMGTDPEMSSKDQIIDRLKFLSFNEIKEQPEGCVHNAILHSSSVEELLAMQGIYHHIV from the coding sequence ATGAGCATAGAACATAATAGAGTATCGATTGCTTTTGGTAATCGTTTGAGAGTGCGGGTTTGTGGTATCTGTATCGAAAATGATAAAGTATTAATGGTGAGGCACCAGTCTTTGGGAAATGGTTATTTGTGGGCTCCACCCGGTGGTGGTTTAGATTTTGGCGAAACTTTAGAAGAAGGTTTGCAAAGAGAATTTGTAGAAGAAACTGGGATGGAAGTAAAAGTGGTTAAGTTTCTTTTTGTGCATGAATATTTAGATAAACCGCTGCATGGCATAGAACTATTTTTTGAAGTAAAGCAAACAGGTGGGGTAATGAAAATGGGTACTGATCCCGAGATGTCTTCAAAAGATCAGATAATAGACCGTCTTAAATTTTTATCTTTTAATGAAATTAAAGAACAGCCAGAAGGATGTGTACATAATGCTATTTTGCATAGTAGCTCAGTAGAAGAGTTGCTGGCAATGCAAGGAATTTATCATCATATAGTATAA
- a CDS encoding FAD-dependent oxidoreductase codes for MTETKKITINGAGLVGSLLSILLARKGHKVDVYDMRPDPREKSFAGGRSINLALSNRGWKALEKAGIAEKIKEQAIPMRGRMMHSIDGEITFQPYGQTGQEIFSVSRGGLNETLITESTQSPHVNFYFNQKCTDVNLDTHSLNFKEYTSGTVTEAQYDYLIGTDGAFSAVRNAMQKTSRFNYAQEFLKHGYKELHIKPTESNNFALEPNALHIWPRKQFMLIALPNADKSFTATLFLAYEAEHSFENLKTETQIEDFFKKYFPDTLDLIPDLTQQFLENPTGSLVTIKCEPWNNENALLMGDAAHAIVPFYGQGMNAGFEDCSILDDLLENENHSLENVFDIFQKNRKKDADAIANLALQNFIEMRDLVADPEFLLRKKIEAKIHKEFPEKWIPLYTMVTFSHIPYADALAIGNKQKAIMDEVMKIKDLEKDWQSLDFSKTKILAEYLNA; via the coding sequence ATGACTGAAACAAAAAAAATAACCATAAATGGTGCGGGTTTAGTCGGTTCTTTATTATCAATTTTATTGGCGAGGAAAGGGCATAAAGTTGATGTTTACGACATGCGCCCAGACCCGCGAGAAAAATCATTTGCAGGTGGCAGATCTATTAATCTGGCTTTGAGTAATAGAGGTTGGAAAGCACTAGAAAAAGCGGGAATCGCAGAAAAAATAAAAGAACAGGCAATTCCAATGAGAGGTAGAATGATGCACAGTATAGATGGCGAAATAACCTTTCAGCCTTATGGGCAAACTGGACAGGAGATTTTCTCTGTTTCTCGAGGTGGTCTAAATGAAACACTCATAACAGAAAGTACCCAATCACCTCATGTCAATTTCTATTTTAATCAGAAATGTACAGATGTTAATCTCGATACACACAGCTTAAATTTTAAAGAATATACTTCTGGCACTGTAACTGAAGCCCAATACGATTATCTTATAGGTACAGATGGAGCATTTTCAGCGGTGAGAAATGCCATGCAAAAAACTAGTAGATTCAATTATGCTCAAGAGTTTCTAAAACATGGCTATAAAGAATTGCACATTAAACCTACTGAGTCTAATAATTTTGCACTTGAACCAAATGCTTTACACATCTGGCCTAGAAAACAGTTTATGCTAATTGCGCTGCCCAATGCAGATAAAAGTTTTACTGCCACTTTGTTTTTGGCTTATGAAGCTGAACACTCTTTTGAAAATCTTAAAACAGAAACACAAATAGAAGACTTTTTCAAAAAATACTTTCCAGATACACTGGATTTAATACCAGATCTCACTCAACAATTCTTAGAAAACCCAACTGGCTCTTTGGTTACTATAAAATGTGAGCCTTGGAATAATGAAAATGCACTGTTAATGGGAGATGCAGCTCATGCCATTGTGCCTTTCTATGGGCAAGGTATGAATGCTGGTTTTGAAGACTGCTCCATATTGGATGATTTACTAGAAAATGAAAATCATTCACTCGAAAATGTTTTTGATATTTTTCAGAAAAACAGAAAAAAAGATGCAGATGCTATTGCTAACCTCGCCTTGCAAAATTTTATAGAAATGCGCGATTTGGTAGCAGACCCAGAATTTTTACTCAGGAAAAAAATTGAAGCAAAAATCCATAAAGAATTTCCTGAAAAGTGGATTCCTTTGTACACAATGGTTACGTTTAGTCACATACCTTATGCAGATGCTTTGGCTATTGGCAATAAGCAAAAAGCAATTATGGATGAGGTAATGAAGATAAAAGACTTGGAAAAAGACTGGCAATCGCTCGACTTTAGCAAAACCAAGATTCTAGCTGAATATCTGAATGCTTAG
- a CDS encoding chorismate-binding protein translates to MNSVLNKTIFDKLESTEIAGALLDAATNSGLPIAIWKLPQAEKFNVVLSYSNNIHIAQPEIENSPSGFIVSPFKTDSPISFIKADLFYSSDEVFPKEAPQAYGSEEFGNKQKFWDELEESVREIKRGKQPEYHTKSIEESNPENRAYMELVYKGVKSISEGAYQKIVYSRSKSVDKPSHFHATNAFLSLGYKYPTAFVSLISLPEEGTWIGASPEILIEVNSQRYFRTIALAGTQARDQFDKLCDATWRQKEIEEQALVGRYIISCFKKIRLREFEEIGPKTVAAGSIIHLRTDYKVDMEEVNFPQLGSVMLKLLHPTSAVCGMPKDVTMQEVCKNEGYDRHLYSGYLGPVNIEDNTNIFVNLRCMQASDEKLVFYAGAGITEDSDAEKEFNETEMKMDILRKVVLTQD, encoded by the coding sequence TTGAACTCGGTATTAAATAAAACTATATTCGACAAACTTGAATCAACAGAAATTGCAGGCGCATTGCTAGATGCTGCTACAAATTCTGGACTGCCCATTGCTATTTGGAAGTTACCTCAAGCTGAAAAATTTAATGTTGTTCTCAGCTATTCTAACAACATTCACATAGCACAACCAGAAATAGAAAATTCACCTTCTGGTTTTATTGTTTCTCCATTTAAAACAGACAGCCCAATCTCATTTATTAAGGCAGATTTGTTTTATTCTTCTGATGAAGTTTTTCCTAAAGAAGCACCTCAGGCTTATGGTTCTGAGGAGTTTGGTAACAAGCAAAAGTTTTGGGATGAATTAGAAGAATCGGTTAGGGAAATAAAAAGAGGTAAGCAACCTGAGTATCATACAAAAAGTATCGAAGAGTCTAACCCTGAAAACAGAGCTTATATGGAGCTTGTTTACAAAGGGGTAAAGTCTATAAGTGAAGGAGCATATCAAAAAATAGTTTATTCTAGAAGTAAGTCTGTTGATAAGCCATCTCACTTTCATGCTACAAATGCATTTTTATCATTAGGTTATAAATATCCAACTGCTTTTGTATCATTAATCTCTCTACCAGAAGAAGGAACTTGGATAGGAGCCTCGCCAGAGATTTTAATAGAAGTAAACTCTCAACGATATTTTAGAACTATAGCCTTGGCAGGAACGCAAGCACGAGACCAGTTTGATAAGCTTTGTGATGCTACTTGGCGCCAAAAAGAAATTGAAGAACAAGCACTAGTAGGCAGGTACATTATAAGTTGTTTTAAAAAGATTAGGCTTAGAGAGTTTGAGGAAATTGGCCCAAAAACGGTTGCGGCAGGTTCTATTATTCATTTAAGAACCGACTATAAAGTGGATATGGAAGAAGTAAACTTTCCGCAGTTAGGTTCAGTAATGTTGAAGTTACTGCATCCAACTTCTGCAGTTTGCGGTATGCCTAAAGATGTTACTATGCAAGAGGTGTGTAAAAACGAAGGTTACGATCGACATCTTTACAGTGGTTATCTAGGTCCAGTAAATATTGAAGACAATACCAATATTTTTGTAAACCTCAGATGTATGCAAGCTAGTGACGAGAAACTTGTTTTTTATGCAGGAGCTGGCATTACAGAAGACTCTGATGCTGAGAAAGAATTTAATGAAACTGAAATGAAAATGGATATCTTGAGAAAAGTAGTGCTTACTCAAGATTAA
- a CDS encoding homoserine kinase: MENSIRIFAPATVANVACGFDILGFALENPGDEIIIKKKDKPGITIFNTTPYKGIPLKAEDNTIGVAMQTYLSHIASDTGFEVTITKKIKPGSGIGSSAASAAAGVFGANMLLDQPLKKEELVQFAMHGERVACGSAHADNVAPAILGGFVLVRSYSPLDVIRLDFPEDLFIAIIHPQIEVKTEDARKVLRTEIQLKDAVKQWGNIAGLVAGLARKDYSLIARSLEDVIIEPVRSLLIPGYEKVKRAAIDAGALGCSISGSGPSVFALCQTQEIAHNASIAMEKEFANLEIDSVIYNSKINLEGVQIAE; this comes from the coding sequence TTGGAAAATAGTATCAGAATTTTTGCACCTGCCACTGTAGCCAATGTTGCCTGCGGTTTTGATATTCTGGGTTTCGCATTAGAAAACCCGGGAGATGAAATTATTATTAAAAAGAAAGATAAGCCTGGTATTACTATTTTTAATACGACACCTTACAAAGGCATTCCTCTTAAAGCAGAAGACAATACCATTGGTGTTGCTATGCAAACGTATCTTTCTCACATTGCTTCTGATACAGGCTTTGAAGTCACGATAACGAAAAAAATTAAACCTGGTAGCGGTATTGGTTCAAGTGCGGCCAGTGCTGCAGCAGGTGTTTTTGGAGCAAATATGCTTCTAGATCAACCACTCAAAAAAGAAGAACTGGTACAATTTGCTATGCATGGAGAAAGAGTTGCTTGCGGCTCTGCACATGCAGACAATGTTGCTCCAGCTATTTTAGGTGGATTTGTATTGGTAAGAAGTTATTCTCCACTTGATGTAATAAGGTTAGATTTTCCAGAAGATCTATTTATTGCCATTATACACCCACAAATCGAAGTAAAAACTGAAGATGCTCGTAAAGTACTTCGTACTGAAATTCAGTTGAAAGATGCTGTAAAACAATGGGGAAATATTGCTGGTCTGGTTGCTGGTTTGGCACGAAAAGACTATTCCCTTATCGCTCGCTCATTAGAAGATGTAATTATTGAGCCAGTGCGCTCTTTATTAATTCCGGGATACGAAAAAGTTAAGAGAGCAGCGATCGATGCCGGTGCATTAGGTTGCAGTATTTCAGGTTCGGGACCTTCAGTATTTGCGCTTTGCCAAACTCAAGAAATTGCACATAACGCTTCAATTGCAATGGAAAAAGAGTTTGCAAATTTGGAAATAGACTCTGTTATATATAATTCAAAAATAAATCTTGAAGGAGTACAGATTGCCGAGTAA